From one Lycium barbarum isolate Lr01 chromosome 6, ASM1917538v2, whole genome shotgun sequence genomic stretch:
- the LOC132643830 gene encoding uncharacterized mitochondrial protein AtMg00370 — MIFQSFILGNLVSLCMKIINSVVVVGFYYGFLITFSIGPSYLFLLRALVMEEGTGKKVSATTGFITKQLMMFISIYYAPLHLALGRPHIITILALPYLLFHFFWNNHKHFFDYGSTTRNSMRNLSIQCVFLNNLIFKLFNHFILPSSMLARLVNIYLFRCNNKMTF; from the coding sequence ATGATTTTTCAATCTTTTATACTAGGTAATCTAGTATCCTTATGCATGAAGATAATCAATTCGGTCGTTGTGGTCGGATTCTATTATGGATTTCTGATCACATTCTCCATAGGGCCCTCTTATCTCTTCCTTCTCCGAGCTCTGGTTATGGAAGAAGGAACTGGGAAGAAGGTATCAGCAACAACTGGTTTTATTACGAAACAACTCATGATGTTCATATCGATCTATTATGCGCCTCTGCATCTAGCATTGGGTAGGCCTCATATAATAACTATCCTAGCTCTACCATATCTTTTGTTTCATTTTTTCTGGAACAATCACAAACACTTTTTTGATTATGGATCTACTACCAGAAATTCAATGCGTAATCTCAGCATTCAATGTGTATTCTTGAATAACCTCATTTTTAAATtattcaaccatttcattttacCAAGTTCAATGTTAGCCAGATTAGTCAACATTTATCTCTTTCGATGCAACAACAAGATGACTTTTTAG